A section of the Streptomyces sp. V3I8 genome encodes:
- a CDS encoding carbohydrate ABC transporter permease, translating into MARSSGTAVSERAPARTAPPGSAPSGTTARVRRQLPTSPWLFAAPGLLVVGIFILYPFVSTVVNAFTDRRTLVPGEFVGLANFRELLHDEMFWIGLRNSTLYVVGVVPALVLLPLLLALLVQKNIPGIAFFRSAFYTPVVASIVVVGLIWVWLLDERGLVNSLLEAVGVGRIGFLSDQWLLLLSAMAVTVWKGLGYYMIIYLAALANVPRELHEAAAVDGAGAVRRFLTVTVPAVRSTMVLVGALSSVAAFKVFSEVYLMAGPNGGPAGEDTTLVMLVQRTGTGLTGRVGYASAISVVVFVVTVALMLLVLRADRKEDA; encoded by the coding sequence ATGGCACGTTCTTCCGGCACCGCCGTCTCCGAGCGGGCTCCCGCCCGGACCGCTCCCCCCGGCTCCGCCCCTTCCGGGACCACGGCACGGGTACGCCGGCAACTGCCCACCAGCCCGTGGCTGTTCGCCGCGCCGGGACTGCTGGTCGTGGGAATCTTCATCCTCTACCCGTTCGTGTCGACGGTGGTCAACGCCTTCACGGACCGCCGGACCCTGGTCCCCGGCGAGTTCGTGGGCCTGGCCAACTTCCGGGAGCTGCTGCACGACGAGATGTTCTGGATCGGCCTGCGCAACAGCACGCTGTACGTCGTCGGGGTGGTCCCCGCGCTCGTCCTGCTGCCCCTGCTGCTCGCGCTCCTGGTCCAGAAGAACATCCCCGGCATCGCGTTCTTCCGGTCGGCCTTCTACACCCCGGTCGTCGCCTCCATCGTCGTGGTGGGCCTCATCTGGGTGTGGCTGCTCGACGAACGCGGCCTGGTGAACTCGCTGCTGGAGGCGGTCGGGGTCGGCAGGATCGGCTTCCTCAGCGACCAGTGGCTGCTCCTGCTGAGCGCCATGGCCGTCACGGTCTGGAAGGGCCTCGGCTACTACATGATCATTTACCTGGCGGCGCTCGCCAACGTGCCGCGCGAGCTGCACGAGGCGGCCGCCGTGGACGGCGCGGGCGCGGTCCGCCGCTTCCTCACGGTCACCGTGCCCGCCGTCCGCTCCACGATGGTGCTGGTCGGCGCGCTCTCCTCGGTCGCCGCCTTCAAGGTGTTCTCCGAGGTGTACCTGATGGCGGGACCGAACGGCGGCCCCGCGGGCGAGGACACCACACTCGTGATGCTCGTCCAGCGCACCGGCACCGGCCTCACCGGCCGGGTCGGCTACGCCTCCGCCATCTCCGTCGTCGTCTTCGTCGTCACCGTCGCGCTGATGCTGCTCGTGCTGCGCGCCGACCGGAAGGAGGACGCGTGA
- a CDS encoding endo-beta-N-acetylglucosaminidase: MNPTRRTVLLVAGTGAAAAVLPASPATAGAKAAAPAAEAAAPLQPYASYWYPDSFPSGSPGAGITWRSLKAWSAATDTDLAFNSASVPLAERFTPTPVNTTARAGQARVQSLVSFGPTASNPSQGSATADHYALTHWSYVDELVFWGGSSGEGLVLAPNAPIVDAAHRHGVPVLGNIFLPPAAYGGQLQWTRDLVQKDAAGHYPLAAQLVAVAEAYGFDGWFVNAETGGGNAALATDMLGFLTELRTLSRAKGLRVTWYDSMTVDGSVSWQGALNNQNKVFFQAADSMFVDFRWSAGSLASSGTAAQQLGRSRYELWAGVDVESNGDNSSVNWNAMVPSSSAHVVSVGFYRPEWTRNHLPATRTPGDFHAADDRFWSGRSLDPARPDTTDTWRAPAVFVADRSTVTGLPFASTFNTGHGLRWYEDGQVTSTAPWNHLGLQDRLPSRRWVTRTTGQHPAVTFDFADAWRGGSSVLVDGTLTAPTTLDVYATRLPTGEDTVVELTHRTDAGDVSVELAVATAEPPGPGQPYAYTYFPVTAGDGWETSAVRLTGLPAGATVHALGVRLTGTGAVKWRLGGLAVRDQAAQSPGTPVDARVTEASGGDLRLAWRAATGGGVRHYTLHRVLPDGTRRFLGGTAQRAFFVAGLAPEGGETAARFELRAVGELYTASDPATLTHTW; encoded by the coding sequence GTGAACCCCACCAGACGCACCGTCCTGCTCGTCGCCGGCACCGGCGCCGCGGCCGCCGTGCTCCCGGCGTCACCCGCCACCGCCGGCGCGAAGGCCGCGGCACCGGCCGCCGAGGCCGCCGCCCCGCTCCAGCCGTACGCCTCCTACTGGTACCCGGACTCGTTCCCGTCGGGCTCACCGGGCGCGGGCATCACCTGGCGCAGCCTGAAGGCATGGAGCGCCGCCACCGACACCGACCTGGCCTTCAACAGTGCCTCCGTGCCGCTCGCCGAGCGGTTCACGCCGACGCCGGTGAACACGACGGCCCGCGCAGGCCAGGCCCGTGTCCAGTCGCTCGTCTCCTTCGGTCCCACCGCGAGCAACCCCTCGCAGGGGTCGGCCACCGCCGACCACTACGCGCTCACCCACTGGAGTTACGTCGACGAGCTGGTCTTCTGGGGCGGCTCCTCCGGAGAGGGCCTGGTCCTCGCGCCGAACGCGCCGATCGTGGACGCCGCCCACCGCCACGGCGTACCCGTCCTGGGCAACATATTCCTGCCGCCCGCCGCGTACGGCGGCCAACTGCAGTGGACGCGCGACCTGGTGCAGAAGGACGCGGCGGGGCACTACCCGCTGGCCGCACAGCTCGTCGCGGTCGCCGAGGCGTACGGCTTCGACGGCTGGTTCGTCAACGCCGAGACCGGCGGCGGGAACGCGGCGCTCGCCACCGACATGCTCGGCTTCCTCACCGAGCTGAGGACGCTGAGCAGGGCGAAGGGGCTGCGGGTCACCTGGTACGACTCCATGACCGTCGACGGCTCGGTGAGCTGGCAGGGCGCGCTCAACAACCAGAACAAGGTGTTCTTCCAGGCCGCCGACTCGATGTTCGTCGACTTCCGCTGGTCGGCGGGCAGCCTGGCCTCCTCCGGTACGGCCGCCCAGCAGCTCGGCCGCAGCCGCTACGAGCTGTGGGCGGGCGTCGACGTGGAGTCCAACGGTGACAACTCCTCGGTGAACTGGAACGCCATGGTGCCGAGCAGTTCGGCACACGTCGTCTCGGTGGGCTTCTACCGGCCCGAGTGGACCCGCAACCACCTGCCCGCCACCCGTACCCCCGGCGACTTCCACGCCGCCGACGACCGGTTCTGGAGCGGGCGCTCGCTCGATCCGGCCCGTCCCGACACCACCGACACCTGGCGGGCGCCCGCGGTCTTCGTCGCCGACCGGTCGACGGTCACCGGCCTGCCGTTCGCGAGCACGTTCAACACCGGACACGGACTGCGCTGGTACGAGGACGGCCAGGTCACGTCGACGGCCCCGTGGAACCACCTCGGGCTCCAGGACCGGCTGCCGTCCCGGCGCTGGGTGACCCGCACGACGGGGCAGCACCCGGCCGTCACCTTCGACTTCGCGGACGCCTGGCGCGGCGGCAGCAGCGTCCTCGTCGACGGCACCCTGACGGCGCCGACGACGCTGGACGTCTACGCGACCCGCCTGCCGACCGGCGAGGACACCGTCGTCGAGCTGACCCACCGCACCGACGCGGGCGACGTGTCCGTCGAGCTCGCCGTCGCCACCGCCGAGCCCCCGGGTCCGGGGCAGCCGTACGCGTACACGTACTTCCCGGTCACCGCCGGCGACGGCTGGGAGACCTCGGCCGTACGGCTGACCGGTCTCCCGGCCGGCGCCACGGTGCACGCCCTCGGGGTCCGGCTGACCGGCACCGGCGCCGTGAAGTGGCGCCTGGGTGGACTCGCCGTACGCGACCAGGCCGCCCAGAGCCCGGGCACGCCCGTGGACGCGCGCGTCACCGAGGCCTCCGGGGGCGACCTGCGCCTCGCCTGGCGCGCCGCGACCGGGGGCGGCGTACGCCACTACACGCTGCACCGGGTCCTGCCCGACGGCACCCGGCGCTTCCTCGGCGGAACCGCCCAGCGAGCCTTCTTCGTTGCAGGATTGGCACCGGAAGGAGGCGAGACGGCGGCACGGTTCGAACTGCGGGCCGTTGGGGAGCTTTACACCGCGTCGGACCCCGCGACCCTGACCCATACCTGGTGA
- a CDS encoding VOC family protein: MAVRRVVPNVQSEAVEESREFYGLLGFEEVMNHGWIMTLASSSSPGAQVSFMSGDKTAPVTPDMSVEVDDVDAAYAVMRESGAEIVHPLQDEKWGVRRFFVRDPNGRVVNVLGHH; encoded by the coding sequence ATGGCCGTTCGCCGTGTCGTCCCCAATGTTCAGTCGGAGGCTGTGGAGGAGAGCCGGGAGTTCTACGGTCTGCTCGGATTCGAAGAGGTCATGAATCACGGCTGGATCATGACGCTCGCTTCCTCGTCGAGTCCGGGGGCGCAGGTCAGTTTCATGTCCGGCGACAAGACCGCGCCGGTCACGCCCGACATGAGTGTCGAGGTGGACGATGTGGACGCGGCTTATGCGGTCATGCGGGAGAGCGGTGCGGAGATCGTGCACCCCTTGCAGGACGAGAAGTGGGGAGTGCGCCGGTTCTTCGTCCGTGACCCCAATGGCCGGGTGGTCAACGTGCTGGGCCACCACTGA
- a CDS encoding ABC transporter substrate-binding protein has product MRIPRRALAATVVALVLPLSACGSGGDDGGSADASGKVEGDITFQTWNLRANFKPYFEGLVADFEKKYPGTHVKWVDQPAEGYADKISADAAGGTLPDVVNVSPDLVAPLAKAGLALDLDKAAAKYEKEYLPDAWASHQIPGMEGTYAFPWYLNTGPLFYNKSLFEKAGLDASKPPKTYDELFDSALELADKSDGKVATLANVPTIEDFGRYGVELMNKEGTGFAFNDAKGVELLTRYKELFDAKALDPQALTATPESSGKKFLTGAVAMNPGSALDLGNFKKQAPNLYRNIGITDQITSTGKVNMYVMGVMVNAQTKKKPAAVAFAHFVTDAQNQMSFAKKVAIFPSTAGSLDDPYFTEEDGTDETRVRIAAAKSLKNAANYTPVLFSEQMKTELRNSVAKALQGKVSPKEALDNAVKACDRLLQQQG; this is encoded by the coding sequence GTGCGCATCCCCCGCAGAGCACTCGCCGCCACCGTCGTCGCCCTGGTCCTGCCGCTCAGCGCCTGCGGCTCCGGGGGTGACGACGGCGGGTCCGCGGACGCCTCCGGCAAGGTCGAGGGCGACATCACCTTCCAGACCTGGAACCTGAGGGCCAACTTCAAGCCGTACTTCGAGGGCCTGGTCGCCGACTTCGAGAAGAAGTACCCGGGCACCCATGTGAAGTGGGTCGACCAGCCCGCCGAGGGCTACGCCGACAAGATCAGCGCGGACGCGGCCGGCGGCACCCTGCCCGACGTCGTGAACGTCTCGCCGGACCTCGTCGCCCCGCTCGCCAAGGCGGGCCTCGCGCTGGACCTCGACAAGGCCGCCGCGAAGTACGAGAAGGAGTACCTGCCGGATGCGTGGGCCAGCCACCAGATACCGGGCATGGAGGGCACGTACGCCTTCCCGTGGTACCTGAACACCGGCCCGCTGTTCTACAACAAGTCGCTGTTCGAGAAGGCGGGCCTGGACGCCTCGAAGCCCCCGAAGACGTACGACGAGCTCTTCGACAGCGCCCTCGAACTGGCGGACAAGAGCGACGGCAAGGTCGCGACCCTGGCGAACGTGCCCACCATCGAGGACTTCGGCCGCTACGGCGTCGAACTGATGAACAAGGAGGGCACGGGCTTCGCCTTCAACGATGCCAAGGGCGTGGAACTCCTCACCAGGTACAAGGAGTTGTTCGACGCCAAGGCCCTCGACCCGCAGGCGCTGACCGCGACCCCCGAGTCGTCCGGCAAGAAGTTCCTCACCGGGGCCGTCGCCATGAACCCGGGCAGCGCCCTGGACCTCGGAAACTTCAAGAAGCAGGCGCCGAACCTCTACAGGAACATCGGCATCACCGACCAGATCACCAGCACCGGCAAGGTCAACATGTACGTCATGGGTGTCATGGTGAACGCCCAGACCAAGAAGAAGCCCGCCGCGGTCGCCTTCGCGCACTTCGTGACCGACGCGCAGAACCAGATGTCGTTCGCCAAGAAGGTCGCCATCTTCCCGAGCACCGCCGGTTCCCTCGACGACCCGTACTTCACCGAGGAGGACGGCACGGACGAGACCCGGGTGCGGATCGCGGCAGCCAAGTCCCTGAAGAACGCGGCCAACTACACACCGGTGCTGTTCAGCGAGCAGATGAAGACCGAGCTGCGCAACTCCGTCGCCAAGGCGCTGCAGGGCAAGGTGAGCCCGAAGGAAGCACTCGACAACGCTGTCAAGGCGTGTGACCGCCTGCTCCAGCAGCAGGGCTGA
- a CDS encoding GNAT family N-acetyltransferase, whose protein sequence is MTTIREASAGDWPRIWPFWHRIVAAGETYTWDPDTSQEDARALWMAPGKRVFVAEDASGAVAGSAYVGPNYGGPANAVANAGFMVDPDRTGQGIGRSLAEHILRTAEADGYRAMVFNAVVETNPAVRLWTSLGFGIIGTIPDAYDHPTHGRVGLHVMHRAL, encoded by the coding sequence ATGACGACGATCAGGGAAGCCTCGGCCGGCGACTGGCCGCGGATCTGGCCTTTCTGGCACCGCATCGTCGCCGCGGGCGAGACGTACACCTGGGACCCGGACACCTCGCAGGAGGATGCCCGCGCCCTGTGGATGGCGCCGGGCAAGCGCGTGTTCGTCGCCGAGGACGCCTCGGGTGCCGTGGCCGGCTCCGCCTACGTCGGTCCGAACTACGGCGGTCCCGCGAACGCCGTGGCCAACGCCGGTTTCATGGTCGATCCGGACCGCACCGGTCAGGGCATCGGCCGGTCCCTGGCCGAGCACATCCTGCGCACGGCCGAGGCCGACGGCTACCGGGCCATGGTCTTCAACGCGGTCGTGGAGACCAACCCGGCCGTGCGGCTCTGGACCTCCCTGGGCTTCGGGATCATCGGTACGATCCCCGACGCCTACGACCATCCGACGCACGGCAGGGTGGGCCTGCACGTCATGCACAGGGCACTCTGA
- a CDS encoding LacI family DNA-binding transcriptional regulator — translation MPAKRSPARRPTMKDIAQRAGVSESAVSFALNDRPGVSEITRDRVRRVAEQLGWRPSAAARQLSGEGAATVGLVLARPADTLGVDSFFLQLISGVQEVLAERHLGLLFQVVEDVDDECAVYRRWWAEHRVDGVMAVDPRTDDPRPGLLDELGLPAVVIGGAPDARHPGLSTVWADDAGAMAAVVGRLYELGHRRIVHIAGLPGLAHTERRIRTLRAEADRRGLTEVRSVTTDYSDAEGAAVTRRVLERGVPAGGSPPTALVYDNDVMAVAGVAAATELGFSVPGDVSVVAWEDSALCRMVKPWLSALSRDTVEFGRTAAQELTALLDGGPARAVGVPVPTLIERDSTGPCGA, via the coding sequence TTGCCAGCCAAGCGGTCTCCCGCACGCCGGCCGACGATGAAGGACATCGCGCAGCGCGCCGGGGTCTCCGAGAGCGCGGTCTCCTTCGCGCTCAACGACCGGCCCGGGGTTTCCGAGATCACCCGGGACCGGGTGCGCCGGGTCGCCGAACAGCTCGGGTGGCGGCCCAGTGCGGCCGCGCGGCAGCTGTCCGGCGAGGGCGCGGCGACGGTCGGTCTCGTCCTGGCCAGGCCCGCGGACACCCTCGGCGTGGACTCCTTCTTCCTGCAGCTCATCTCGGGCGTCCAGGAGGTCCTGGCGGAGCGTCACCTCGGGCTGCTCTTCCAGGTGGTCGAGGACGTCGACGACGAGTGCGCGGTGTACCGGCGCTGGTGGGCCGAGCACCGGGTCGACGGGGTGATGGCCGTCGACCCCCGCACGGACGATCCGCGCCCCGGCCTGCTCGACGAGCTGGGCCTGCCGGCGGTGGTCATCGGCGGTGCGCCGGACGCGCGGCATCCGGGGCTCTCCACGGTCTGGGCGGACGACGCGGGCGCGATGGCGGCCGTCGTGGGCCGGCTGTACGAGCTGGGGCACCGCCGGATCGTGCACATCGCGGGGCTGCCCGGTCTCGCGCACACCGAGCGGCGGATCCGGACGCTGCGCGCGGAGGCCGACCGGCGCGGGCTGACCGAGGTCCGCTCGGTGACCACGGACTATTCCGACGCGGAGGGTGCGGCGGTCACGCGCCGCGTCCTGGAGAGGGGTGTGCCGGCGGGTGGTTCGCCGCCGACCGCGCTCGTCTACGACAACGACGTGATGGCCGTCGCCGGGGTCGCCGCCGCGACGGAGCTGGGCTTCTCCGTACCGGGTGACGTGTCGGTCGTCGCCTGGGAGGACTCGGCGCTGTGCCGCATGGTCAAGCCGTGGCTGTCGGCGCTGTCCCGCGACACGGTGGAGTTCGGCCGGACCGCGGCGCAGGAACTGACGGCGCTGCTGGACGGGGGGCCCGCGCGGGCGGTGGGGGTGCCGGTGCCGACGCTGATCGAACGCGACAGCACGGGGCCCTGCGGGGCCTGA
- a CDS encoding amidase — protein MTSWAGRTAVEIAAAVREERVTPREVVAEHLARIELLDVRVGAFRRLRTADALAEADEVAARPDLAGLPLAGVPVAVKDNLAVRGESTRNGSAASPDTPAGEDHVTVARLRAAGAVVVGLTNVPELCVFGTTDGVHGTARNPWDTTRTAGGSSGGSAAAVAAGMVPLALGNDGMGSLRIPAANCGLIGLKPGHGTVPAGIGHGDWFGMSENGPLATTVEDARLMLAVLAATDAVRTDAVHADALHADAVRAGEPGALSVAVSVRSPLPGVTVSRPYVDTARTAAGALAGAGHRVRRADPPYPVWLGTTSLAHWTAGTAMDAEGLDPRRLTRRTRVHAGVGRRFVDSVRTGVRRQQLRERLAPFFEEHEVLLTPALARRGPAAAQWHKRGWLPNLLVNTNYSPFTPPWNLTGWPAMVVPFGTLPSGLPGAVQLVGRPGSETVLLGLAAQLEELRPWTRTAPLGVVQEGA, from the coding sequence GTGACCAGCTGGGCCGGACGGACCGCCGTCGAGATCGCCGCCGCCGTACGCGAGGAGCGGGTCACACCCCGCGAGGTGGTGGCCGAGCACCTCGCGCGGATCGAGCTGCTCGACGTGCGCGTGGGCGCCTTCCGCCGGCTGCGTACGGCGGACGCGCTCGCCGAGGCGGACGAGGTGGCGGCCCGCCCGGACCTCGCCGGGCTCCCCCTCGCGGGTGTGCCGGTGGCGGTCAAGGACAACCTGGCCGTACGCGGCGAGTCCACCCGCAACGGCAGTGCGGCGAGCCCGGACACCCCGGCCGGCGAGGACCACGTCACGGTGGCCCGGCTGCGCGCGGCGGGCGCCGTCGTCGTCGGTCTGACCAACGTGCCCGAACTCTGCGTCTTCGGCACCACGGACGGCGTGCACGGCACGGCCCGCAACCCGTGGGACACCACGCGCACGGCGGGCGGTTCCTCCGGGGGCAGCGCGGCCGCGGTCGCCGCCGGCATGGTGCCGCTGGCCCTGGGCAACGACGGCATGGGCTCGCTGCGGATACCCGCCGCCAACTGCGGCCTGATAGGCCTCAAACCGGGACACGGCACGGTTCCGGCGGGCATCGGCCACGGCGACTGGTTCGGCATGTCCGAGAACGGACCACTGGCGACGACGGTCGAGGACGCCCGCCTGATGCTCGCGGTACTGGCCGCCACGGACGCCGTACGTACGGATGCCGTACACGCGGACGCCCTACATGCGGACGCCGTGCGCGCCGGGGAGCCCGGCGCCCTCTCGGTCGCCGTCTCCGTGCGCAGTCCGCTGCCCGGGGTCACCGTCTCCCGGCCCTACGTGGACACGGCCCGTACGGCGGCCGGGGCGCTGGCCGGCGCGGGGCACCGGGTCCGGCGTGCGGACCCGCCGTATCCGGTGTGGCTGGGGACGACCTCACTGGCGCACTGGACCGCGGGGACGGCGATGGACGCGGAAGGGCTCGATCCGCGGCGGCTGACGCGGCGGACCCGGGTGCACGCGGGCGTGGGGCGGCGGTTCGTCGACTCGGTACGCACCGGTGTGCGCCGGCAGCAGCTGCGGGAGCGGCTGGCGCCCTTCTTCGAGGAGCACGAGGTGCTGCTCACTCCGGCGCTGGCCCGGCGGGGGCCGGCCGCGGCGCAGTGGCACAAGCGGGGCTGGCTGCCGAACCTGCTGGTCAACACCAACTACTCGCCGTTCACGCCGCCGTGGAACCTGACGGGGTGGCCGGCGATGGTGGTGCCGTTCGGGACGCTGCCGTCCGGGTTGCCGGGCGCGGTCCAGCTGGTGGGGCGACCCGGGAGCGAGACGGTGCTGCTGGGGCTGGCGGCTCAGCTGGAGGAGCTGCGCCCCTGGACGCGGACGGCTCCGCTGGGCGTCGTGCAGGAGGGGGCGTAG
- a CDS encoding cellulase family glycosylhydrolase, which translates to MSSAVRFGVNYTPSEGWFHHWLDFDLDSVRADLDSIAALGLDHIRVFPIWPYFQPNRSLIRPRAVEQLVAVADAAAERGMDVNVDGLQGHLSSFDFLPAWTQTWHRRNLFTDPQVVEGQAEYLRTLAAALADRPNFIGMTVGNEVNQFSAGPHPDPDRTEPDLVDAWLERMLTACEKGAPGRLHLHAEYDAAWYQDDMPFTPAQAARRGAVTAVHSWVFNGTAQRHGRTGVATEHHAAYLIELSKAWADDPARPVWLQEVGAPAPLVPAEHAAAFTEATVANALDCADLWGVTWWCSHDVSRELADFPELEYGLGLLTNARRPKDSARALARAARSAREHPSAPKVRTTALVVPGDPARRSLCAPGGPVFEAFFRLTADGARPTTVLASRANDAEHLAARGITEVVTPDQVP; encoded by the coding sequence ATGTCTTCTGCCGTGCGCTTCGGCGTCAACTACACCCCCAGCGAAGGGTGGTTCCACCACTGGCTCGACTTCGACCTCGACTCCGTGCGCGCCGACCTCGACTCGATCGCGGCGCTCGGCCTGGACCACATACGGGTCTTCCCGATCTGGCCCTACTTCCAGCCGAACCGCTCGCTGATCCGCCCGCGCGCCGTGGAACAGCTCGTCGCCGTCGCGGACGCGGCCGCCGAGCGGGGTATGGACGTCAACGTGGACGGTCTGCAGGGTCACCTGTCGAGCTTCGACTTCCTCCCCGCCTGGACGCAGACCTGGCACCGGCGGAACCTCTTCACCGACCCACAGGTCGTGGAAGGACAGGCCGAGTACCTGCGGACCCTCGCGGCCGCCCTCGCCGACCGGCCCAACTTCATCGGCATGACCGTGGGCAACGAGGTCAACCAGTTCTCGGCGGGCCCCCACCCGGACCCCGACCGGACGGAGCCCGACCTGGTCGACGCCTGGCTGGAGCGGATGCTCACGGCCTGCGAGAAGGGCGCCCCCGGCAGGCTGCACCTGCACGCGGAGTACGACGCGGCCTGGTACCAGGACGACATGCCGTTCACCCCGGCGCAGGCCGCGCGGCGCGGCGCGGTCACGGCCGTGCACTCCTGGGTCTTCAACGGCACGGCCCAGCGGCACGGGCGCACCGGCGTCGCGACCGAGCACCACGCCGCCTACCTGATCGAACTGAGCAAGGCGTGGGCCGACGACCCGGCCCGCCCGGTCTGGCTCCAGGAGGTCGGTGCCCCGGCACCGCTGGTCCCCGCCGAGCACGCCGCCGCCTTCACCGAGGCGACCGTCGCCAACGCCCTGGACTGCGCGGACCTGTGGGGTGTCACCTGGTGGTGCTCCCACGACGTGTCCCGCGAGCTCGCCGACTTCCCCGAACTCGAGTACGGGCTCGGCCTGCTGACCAACGCGCGCCGGCCCAAGGACAGCGCCCGGGCACTGGCCCGCGCCGCCCGCTCGGCCCGCGAGCACCCGTCCGCGCCGAAGGTCCGTACGACGGCGCTCGTCGTGCCGGGCGACCCCGCCCGGCGCTCGCTCTGCGCCCCCGGCGGCCCGGTGTTCGAGGCGTTCTTCCGGCTCACCGCCGACGGCGCCCGACCGACCACCGTCCTCGCGTCCCGCGCGAACGACGCGGAGCACCTCGCCGCACGAGGCATCACCGAAGTCGTCACCCCCGACCAGGTTCCGTAA
- a CDS encoding carbohydrate ABC transporter permease codes for MSVAEKVPGAPASVDAPRRRGRVTDEHGKRVRVWELALRYLLLLAVLALTVGPFLWQLSTSLKGPTEDIFSSPPTFLPDDPTLHNYDRVARTIPVWDYALNSLKVAAANVVTNCVGAALAGYALARLRYRGRRAATLVFILAMLVPVEGIIIAQFTTMRELGLNNTLVGVVLPGCIGAMNVLLMRNAFLNLPYEIEEAAFVDGANTWQRFLRIALPSVKGTLAVVAIFAFMGAWDDFLWPLIVLSDPDKFTLTIGLNYLHGTFANDERLVAAGTVIAVAPLIALFACLQRYFFRGVGEGAVKG; via the coding sequence GTGAGCGTCGCCGAGAAGGTGCCCGGGGCACCGGCCTCCGTGGACGCGCCCCGCCGCCGCGGGCGCGTCACCGACGAGCACGGCAAGCGCGTCCGCGTGTGGGAACTCGCCCTGCGCTACCTGCTGTTGCTGGCCGTCCTGGCGCTGACCGTCGGGCCGTTCCTGTGGCAGCTCTCCACCTCGCTGAAGGGTCCTACTGAGGACATCTTCAGCTCGCCGCCCACGTTCCTGCCCGACGATCCGACCCTGCACAACTACGACCGGGTCGCCCGGACCATCCCCGTGTGGGACTACGCCCTCAACTCGCTGAAGGTCGCCGCCGCCAACGTCGTGACCAACTGCGTCGGCGCGGCACTCGCGGGCTACGCGCTGGCCCGGCTGCGCTACCGGGGCCGCAGGGCGGCCACGCTGGTGTTCATCCTCGCGATGCTGGTGCCCGTGGAGGGCATCATCATCGCCCAGTTCACGACCATGCGTGAGCTGGGCCTGAACAACACCCTCGTCGGGGTCGTCCTGCCCGGCTGCATCGGCGCGATGAACGTGCTCCTGATGCGCAACGCGTTCCTCAACCTGCCGTACGAGATCGAGGAGGCGGCCTTCGTCGACGGGGCGAACACCTGGCAGCGGTTCCTGCGGATCGCGCTGCCCTCGGTGAAGGGCACCCTCGCCGTCGTCGCGATCTTCGCCTTCATGGGTGCCTGGGACGACTTCCTGTGGCCGCTCATCGTGCTCAGCGACCCGGACAAGTTCACCCTGACCATCGGCCTCAACTACCTGCACGGCACCTTCGCCAACGACGAACGGCTGGTCGCCGCGGGCACGGTCATCGCGGTGGCGCCGCTGATCGCCCTCTTCGCCTGCCTTCAGCGGTACTTCTTCCGCGGGGTCGGCGAGGGGGCGGTGAAGGGGTGA